The Macaca nemestrina isolate mMacNem1 chromosome 6, mMacNem.hap1, whole genome shotgun sequence genome window below encodes:
- the LOC105483968 gene encoding olfactory receptor 2V1, producing the protein MVNQSSTDGFILLGIFSHSQTDLVLFSAVMVVFTVALCGNVLLIFLIYIDPQLHTPMYFFLSQLSLMDLMLVCNIVPKMAANFLSGRKSISFVGCGIQIGLFVSLVGSEGLLLGLMAYDRYVAISHPLHYPILMNQRVRLQITGSSWAFGIIDGVIQMVAAMSLPYCGSRNVDHFFCEVQALLKLACVDTSLFDTLLFACCVFMLLLPFSIIVASYSCILGAVLRMRSAQTWKKALATCSSHLTAVTVFYGAAMFMYLRPRRYRPPSHDKVASIFYTVLTPMLNPLIYSLRNQEVMGALRKVLNHCRIGNQH; encoded by the coding sequence ATGGTGAACCAATCATCCACAGATGGCTTCATCCTCCTGGGCATCTTTTCCCACAGCCAGACTGACCTTGTCCTCTTCTCTGCAGTGATGGTGGTCTTCACAGTGGCCCTCTGTGGAAACGTCCTCCTCATCTTCCTCATCTACATTGACCCTCAACTTCACACCCCCATGTACTTCTTCCTCAGCCAGCTCTCCCTCATGGACCTCATGTTGGTCTGTAACATTGTGCCAAAGATGGCAGCCAACTTCCTGTCTGGCAGGAAGTCCATCTCCTTTGTGGGCTGTGGCATACAAATTGGCCTCTTTGTCTCTCTCGTGGGCTCTGAGGGGCTCTTGCTGGGACTCATGGCTTATGACCGCTATGTGGCCATTAGCCACCCACTTCACTATCCCATCCTCATGAATCAGAGAGTCCGTCTCCAGATTACTGGGAGCTCCTGGGCCTTTGGGATAATCGATGGAGTGATTCAGATGGTGGCAGCCATGAGCTTACCTTACTGTGGCTCGAGGAACGTGGATCACTTCTTCTGTGAGGTGCAAGCTTTATTGAAGCTAGCCTGTGTAGACACTTCCCTTTTTGACACCCTCCTCTTTGCTTGCTGTGTCTTCAtgcttctcctccccttctccatCATCGTGGCCTCCTATTCTTGCATTCTAGGGGCTGTGCTGCGAATGCGCTCTGCTCAGACCTGGAAAAAGGCTCTGGCCACCTGTTCCTCCCACCTGACAGCTGTCACCGTCTTCTATGGCGCAGCCATGTTCATGTATCTGAGGCCTAGGCGCTACCGGCCCCCCAGCCATGACAAGGTGGCCTCTATCTTCTACACGGTCCTTACTCCCATGCTCAACCCCCTCATTTACAGCTTGAGGAACCAGGAGGTGATGGGGGCACTGAGGAAGGTGCTGAACCACTGCAGGATTGGCAACCAGCACTGA